GATGGTATGATTGGCCTAACAATTAACATTACTATCAACGAATTTACTAACCAAGTCGTTCAAACCGATGCAACTCAAAACACGCGAACTATAACTACTAATGCTATTGTTGCTAATAAAGAAGTACTTGCCCTCGGTGGTTTAATCAGAAACAATGTTCAAAACATAGAAACTAAAATACCTATATTAGGTGACATTCCCATCCTTGGTTGGTTCTTTAAAAATAAGAAAAAAACAGTTGTAAAACAAAGTCTTTTAGTACTTATTTCGACGCGTATCATTGAATCAAGCAAAGGTGAAGAAATGAAATCATTCACTCATGATCATATTAAAGATTACCAAAATACCATTGATGTTATGGAATATCCTTCTTCTGATCGTGATCCAATTCATCGTATGTTTTTTCAAGATAAACAACTTCGCGCACAACAATCTGTTGAAGGACTTATTTTTGAACGTCATCAAAAAAAACAAGAATCTATAACTGCAACTCAAGCTCTGGAGACACAGGAAGGAGATTCTGAAAAAGATTATGAAGAAAACGATCCACAATCAAATACAACATCACTTACCGAGAGTGAGACAGAAACCAATAATAATCAATCACTATCCAATAATCTCATAGAGACTATGCACAATAAAAAACGCACACAATTATCTCTGACAGATTTTTTACATGATCAGGAGCTACATGCATGAGCAATTTTATTAAAAATATATTTTTACCCGAAAAAGTAAAATCTTATTATCTGTTTTCCAAAATAGTTGTTGGTATCGAAATTAATAAAACAAACATAATAGCGACAAAAACTCGTATTCAAGGCACTACAAATACCATAGAATTAATCATTGAAGAAAAAATATCAGAAGGTGCAGCAGAAGAAAATTTAGAACAAACATCATCAACCCTGAAAATAATTTTCTCTAAAATTGGCAACTACGATGAAATACACACGGTATTACCAAGCTCAATCATTGTCTTTAAAGAGCTTAAATTACCATTTACATCGCGAGAAAAGATAAGCATGATTATAGGTTTTGAAATAGAACCATTACTCCCCTTCTCTTTGCGAGATACTATCATTGATTTCATCATCACCAAGGAAATTCCTGAAGAAAATAGCTCAGAAATAATTGTTACTGCGGTGCAAAAACACCAACTAATACAACATATGGAAATTTTTTCTGCCATAGGAATAAAGCCGGACGTTATGACTGTTGATATGATTTCACTCTATGGACTTTATAAACAGATAAATAATTACACACAATTGCTAGGTGGCACAGTATTAATTAATATAACAAGTTATTCAACTGCTATTGTCCTTATAATTAACGGACAACTAAAAACTGTACGCACCTTACCAAAAGGTATTATTCTTCTTACAAAACAAATTGCCCAAGAAATGAATAAAAATCCTCAAGAAATTATAGATTATTTATTACGATTTGGTCTTGAAACGGTTGATTCGCCTGAATATTCTTCTGCAATAGAAAAATCAATCTTAGACTGGTTAAACCCTATTAATTTTACTCTCAACTCTTTTTCTACACAATTGCTTAATAATCAACCTATGACAAAAATTATTTTCCTTGGCAACGGAGCTCTACTTATTAAAGGTCTTATTCCTTTTATAGAACAAAAAACTAAAATTTCTTGTGAACTATTCAGCATAGAAAGCCTTAAACAAGATTCACAATATACAATCAAAAATAGTACGCTAATAACACCGATTAATGTTATTAGCGCTAGTGCAACTCTATCTCTCCCTACAACTATAAATTATAATCTTATACAAAAAGAATTTATAACAACAGACAATTCCTTACTGCTAAAACAAATAATTATTCTCATAGTTCTAACAATAGGACTATTTACTACATTGGGCACTCATTATTATTTACAAACAAGAAAATTAAAAACCGAAATTCAAGCATCTGAACGAGAAGCGCTTACAGCACTTACAACAACATTCAAGTCATTAGAAAGTGAAACAAATTTAAATGATGCAATTGATGAAGCAAAAAAAGAAGTAGAAGAACAACAAAAACGATGGTTTGCCTTTTCTCAGCAATCGCGTGCCTCTTTTTTACAATATTTACTGGAGCTTGCTTCCAAAATTGATAAAAAAAGTATTGATCTTACTGTGGAGCAGATTACTATATTTGACGGTATTTTAACACTTAAAGCTGAAGTACGCGATCATGATGCGTTAAAAGTTCTTGAACGCGAATTAGGACAATCAAAATTATTTAGCGCTATTGAACCACAAGATAATCCACAATTTACTATGAAAATAACCTTAGCAACAAGCAATGAGGAATCTTTATGATGTTTCTTGAACCAATTAAAGTTTTCATCAATAAGACTGATTCAAAAAAATTTTTTAATTACATTATTGGTTATTTAGTTGTATGTGTATTACTCTTTACATTAGGTATTTTTTATTATTATAAATCTATAAGCGCTTTACAAAAAAAGATAAAAAATATAAATTCCCTCCGAGAAGAAGAAGTTCTCGCTATCTTAGAAACAGCAGTTCTTGTTAAACAACAACGATCAATGGTTGAAGAAACGCTTGCAAAGGATGTTGATTTCAAAATTGCCGGATACTTCAAAAATCTTTTAGTTAAGCTAGCTATAAAAGATAAAGAAGTTGCAGAAGAAACATCTACAATTGACCTTGAAGAAAACTATCGCAAAAGCGAATTAAATGCAAAATTTGAAAATATGACTATGAAAGAACTTACTGGATTACTACAAGAGATAGAACAAAATTCTCGCATAGCTGCAAATCGTATTGAAATAACTAGATCTAAAAAAAAACCGAAAACAATTGATGTAAGCCTTACCATTTCGACATTATTACCCAAAATAGAAATTACCTCCACCTGAGGGACAAGGTAGATAAAAATGATAAAAAAATTAAAATTAAGCGTATTTTTTTCACTTATTGCTTTCAATATTTGCATGTATACATCTCTCTACTCGGAAGAAGTTATAAATGACTTAACAGAAGATGTCGTAGAACAAAAACAAGAGCCAAAAGATTTTAATTTTAATTATGATAATGAACCAATTGATACTATCATTAATCAATTAGCTGCTTTAAAAAATCTCAATGTTATTTTGCCACAAGGTGATAGCCTTACTACAAAAGTGACGTTACATGTCGAAAACAAAATAACATTAACAGAAGCATGGGATATTCTTACCACTCTTCTAGACGTCGCTGGTTTTTTAATAATTCCTCAAGAATCTATGATAAGAATAGTAAAAAGCAGTAAAGAACTATCTCGTGAACCAACGCCCACATACATAGGAGTTAGTCCTGAAGATTTACCTAATAATGATCAGTCTATTCGTTATCTTTATTATCTCGCCAACATAAAAATTTCTGATGATCCAAATAATGAATTAAATGGTATTTTAAAAGATATTTTACCAGAAAATGCTTTTTTTAAGGGAGATTCTGCAACAAATAGTATTCTTTTAATAGGAAAAGCAAATGACATTCGAGCAGCGATGAAAATTATCATTGATCTTGATAAGGTTAATTTTCAAGAAAAAGTTGATATCATCCCTCTGCTACATACTTCAGCTAGTCTTGTTGCTGAACTGATCAATACACAGTTAATAAAATCAGGTAACACTAATCCTTATCATCTTGATACAAAAAAAACAAAGGAAATACCTTACTTTTCTGGATTTACCAAAATAATTCCTGAGGTTCGTTTAAATAAATTAATTATTCTTGGTCGTCCTCAAGCGATAAGTAGATTAAAAGATTTTATTAAGAAATATATTGATATTGCTCCTGATACCGGCAAATCAATATTACATGTCTATCAATTACAATATCTTAATGCGCGAGAGCTTGCCCCAGTACTGGAAAGAATAGTACAAGGTGGAGGTTCTGGTGGTCCAAGTCAAGCAAGTGCAGGAGAATCATCTAAAGGTGGTATCGAACGATTTTTCGACAAGGTCATCATTCATACTGATAGCCCCATTAATGAAGGAGGAGATAACGCCAATAATCCTGATAAACGGGAACGTTTTACCTATTATGGTGGAAATAATTTAGTTATTGCTGCTCGTAATGATGACTGGAAACAAATTAAAAAATTAATTGAAGAATTAGATACTCCACAAAAAACAGTACTTATTGAAGTATTAATAGCAGATTTAACAGTAGAAGATTCACGCACATTAGGTTCTATGATGCGTACTCCGGATAAAGTTCCTCTCCCTGATTCAATAGAATTTCAATCAGCAATGCTTGGACAACCAATACCAAGTGAGTTACCTGCACTACCAACAACAACGATTGAATCTGATCTATTAAGTAATGCCTACAATCCAGATGGAACTCTCGCAAACCCTTCTACAGGAGGAGTCGCCAATATTGCAACTTTTGCAGAATCTGGCACAACGCTTCTTTCACTTAATGATAATGATGGTAAGACGTGGAGCATTTGGGAATTATTGCAATTATTTACCAACTCAAAAATTCTTTCTCATCCTCATGTTATGGCAAGAAACAACAATGTAGCGGTGGTATCTATTGGTCAAACACGATGGCTTACAGATAAAGTAAAAGATATTGCAGGTAACTATTATGGTGGTGCAACAACCATTCAATTAAAGCCTATTTCTGCTAATCTTACCGTGAAAATTACACCACGTATTAGTAGTGCAAGTACCGTTAACCTACAAGTGCTTGTCGAAATAAATGAATTTCTTTCTGATCGCTCTAATACGCAAACTATTAGAAAGCTTGAAACTAATGCAAACATAAAAAATGGCGGCATCTTTGCACTCGGAGGACTCATTAGAACAAGAAGCGCTACGAGTATTAGAGAAGTACCTTTTTTTGGAAGAATTCCTATACTGGGATGGTTTTTTAAAAATAAAAGCAACGATGTAATAAAAAATAATTTAACAGTTTTTATCTCTCCTACAATCATTGAGCCTCGTTTGAGAGAAGGTATTAATGACTATACGCAAGATTATATCAATGTTGCAAAACATGATATTCATTATAATCTTTTTGATTCACTCAAAGACCCGGTGACTCGATGGTTCTTTACGCAAGAACTTGATACAGAAAAAGCAATTGATGAATTTACCGCAAAAGATGTAACACTACCTGCCAATGAAGTTATTAAGAAAAAAGAATACCTAAAAAAATCATTTAATCAACAACGTATTATTGATGCTAGCACTGATATATTAACTCATAAACCTGATGGTACTGTAGCACATAATGATGATAAT
This region of Candidatus Babeliales bacterium genomic DNA includes:
- the pilM gene encoding pilus assembly protein PilM, encoding MSNFIKNIFLPEKVKSYYLFSKIVVGIEINKTNIIATKTRIQGTTNTIELIIEEKISEGAAEENLEQTSSTLKIIFSKIGNYDEIHTVLPSSIIVFKELKLPFTSREKISMIIGFEIEPLLPFSLRDTIIDFIITKEIPEENSSEIIVTAVQKHQLIQHMEIFSAIGIKPDVMTVDMISLYGLYKQINNYTQLLGGTVLINITSYSTAIVLIINGQLKTVRTLPKGIILLTKQIAQEMNKNPQEIIDYLLRFGLETVDSPEYSSAIEKSILDWLNPINFTLNSFSTQLLNNQPMTKIIFLGNGALLIKGLIPFIEQKTKISCELFSIESLKQDSQYTIKNSTLITPINVISASATLSLPTTINYNLIQKEFITTDNSLLLKQIIILIVLTIGLFTTLGTHYYLQTRKLKTEIQASEREALTALTTTFKSLESETNLNDAIDEAKKEVEEQQKRWFAFSQQSRASFLQYLLELASKIDKKSIDLTVEQITIFDGILTLKAEVRDHDALKVLERELGQSKLFSAIEPQDNPQFTMKITLATSNEESL
- a CDS encoding secretin N-terminal domain-containing protein — translated: MIKKLKLSVFFSLIAFNICMYTSLYSEEVINDLTEDVVEQKQEPKDFNFNYDNEPIDTIINQLAALKNLNVILPQGDSLTTKVTLHVENKITLTEAWDILTTLLDVAGFLIIPQESMIRIVKSSKELSREPTPTYIGVSPEDLPNNDQSIRYLYYLANIKISDDPNNELNGILKDILPENAFFKGDSATNSILLIGKANDIRAAMKIIIDLDKVNFQEKVDIIPLLHTSASLVAELINTQLIKSGNTNPYHLDTKKTKEIPYFSGFTKIIPEVRLNKLIILGRPQAISRLKDFIKKYIDIAPDTGKSILHVYQLQYLNARELAPVLERIVQGGGSGGPSQASAGESSKGGIERFFDKVIIHTDSPINEGGDNANNPDKRERFTYYGGNNLVIAARNDDWKQIKKLIEELDTPQKTVLIEVLIADLTVEDSRTLGSMMRTPDKVPLPDSIEFQSAMLGQPIPSELPALPTTTIESDLLSNAYNPDGTLANPSTGGVANIATFAESGTTLLSLNDNDGKTWSIWELLQLFTNSKILSHPHVMARNNNVAVVSIGQTRWLTDKVKDIAGNYYGGATTIQLKPISANLTVKITPRISSASTVNLQVLVEINEFLSDRSNTQTIRKLETNANIKNGGIFALGGLIRTRSATSIREVPFFGRIPILGWFFKNKSNDVIKNNLTVFISPTIIEPRLREGINDYTQDYINVAKHDIHYNLFDSLKDPVTRWFFTQELDTEKAIDEFTAKDVTLPANEVIKKKEYLKKSFNQQRIIDASTDILTHKPDGTVAHNDDNRLNDLKERIENEPNPFIQA